TGTTATTGGTCTCTAAAGACTTAAAACacctattttttgtgtgttttcttaatattttgtaGCTGTGTGGCTGTTTTGTGGGAGATGCCTGGAATAAAAGTGCTGAGAGTAAGAATTTGTTAAAGTTCTTCAGGTGATTCTGAGCCACAGTTGAAAAACATTTGACTCTATCAATGTGATAGAGGGGCAAGGTGATTTCATATGAGGTTGGGACAATGGATAGGGGCTAGCACATGTTGGGCATGTAGATTTAGTGAAGTTTCAGAATTTATTCTAACTGTTATGGGAAGCTTTGGAAAGTTTTTGAGCAAGGGAGTGACACGATCTGACAACATATTGAAAAGTCTACTCAGGATCCTCTGTGGAAAATGGATCTTAGGACAGTGAGGATGAAGTAGGAAATCTGCCAGGAGGCTACTACAATAATCAAGGTAAGGAATGATTGTCACTTGTCTAGGATGGTAGCAGTGCAGATGGAGAAAAGCTGGATATAGTGtatattttggaaacaaaatttTATAGGGTTTCTGTTAAGTTGAATGTGAGGGATGAGGGATAGCAGATAAATGAGAATGGCTCCTAGAGTTTTTGTTTGAGCTACAGAATGAATGATAATATTATTTGCTGATTAATGGAAGAGGGGAATATGAACAAGTTTTATAGAGCTCTTTTAGGACAAATTAAATTTGAGATGACTACTTGACATGCATGTTGGGGTGTGAAAAATGAATTGGATATACTGTGGAACCTGGAAAGAGTAGAACCAAAAACTCATTttggaattcatttttattccctttattGATTACACTCTACCCTGTACTTTCCATCTAAGACTGTTATAATTTCTGAGCACCCAGGGTCTTGCGTATAACCCTCCCCAGTGCAGCCTTTACTTCATTATTCCTTAAGCTGTAGATGACGGGATTCAACATGGGTGTCACCACCGTGTAGGAGAGTGACAGCAACTTCTTGCTTTCAGGAGAGGTGCTGGACCGGGGCCGGAAGTACATGAGGATGGCAGTGCTGTAGAAGAGGGACGCAACCAGGAGGTGTGAGGTACATGTGGAGAAGGCCTTTTGTTTCCCCTTGGCTGAAGGCATCCTAAAGATAGCGGAGAGGATGCGGACATAGGACCCCAGGATCAGCAAGAAAGGGAAGAGGATGAATAAGACTGTAGCTGTCAGACTTTCCAGTTCAAGCAGAGAAGTATCAGAACAGACCAATGCAATGACAGGGGGgatgtcacagaagaagtggttcACCCTGTTGGGGCCACCAAATTGGAAGCTGAAAATCCATGTTGTTTGCACAGTGGCAACTGGAATCCCTGAGAACCAAGAGGCAGCTGCCAGCTGGGCACAGGCTCTGTGGCCCATGATGACTGGGTAGCGCAGAGGGTTGCAGATGGCTGTATAGTGGTCATATGCCATGGTGGCCAGGAGACAGCACTCAGCAGCCCCACAGAAGAAGGAGAAATACATCTGAGTAGCACAGCCAAGGAAGGAGATGGCTGTGTCATGCATGATCAGGGTCCCCAGCAGCTTGGGCACAATGACCAAGTTGAAACCTATCTCCAGGAAGGACAAGTttctgaggaagaagtacatCGGACTCTGAAGGGCAGAGTCAGCTGTGGTGACCAGGATGATGAGGACATTGCCCGTTAGGGTAACCAGGTAAATGgtcaaaaaaaggagaaacaggagAGCCTGTAGTTCAGATGACAGGGCTGAGAAGCTCACAAGAACAAACTCATGGACAATTGTCCAGTTTCCCCATGGCATTCTTCTGCCCAGGATTTCACTGGACTTTCAAACCCCAGGAAAGTAGAAGTTTCCATAGGTTATTTTTACCTGTGTTATACCTTAGAAAGGGAATCTCCATAGTCCCATTCTTCACTTTTCTTATTCTGGTTGTTGATGATCAAACAACTGTACTctccaaaatgtaaaacaaacataAAGCAACAAATCTAACCATATGACTCAAAGTTTGTTTTGAAGAACACTTTTTTTCTTACTGAATTAAGacacatcatatatatatgtatatatatatatggtctgGCTTGTGTTTATAGGGCTTGCTCTATAAGAGATGGTCACAGTTACATATTCACTTCCATCTCCTATCCTATTGCTCTGTAACTGTCAGTGGTACTaaaaaagaagccagacccaagcATTTCTGAAGAGAGAGTTTTGATGCATAATGAAAGGTGGTGAAGTCTGGCAGAGTATCCTTTCTGCAAAATGAAAGGGTGGGAAGGAAAAAATCATggaaaatgaacaacaacaacaaaatgtttCCTGAGGAGGAGACTTGAATGTGCCCCAGTCTTGAGAAGCCCATTCTCAGGAAGATTTCAGTAAATTGAAGTAATCACTGTTTCCAAATTCAGAAAATTAAAGTCTGAACAGGAAAACACACAATATAGAACATGAGATTTATCTTGATCCCAAGTCCAATTATTCTCCACGTGGCTATATGTGATTAGGCAAAGGAAACACAGACTCAAGATAGTATCTGAGTCATAGAGAGAATCTAGACATGATAAGCATAAAATCCTTCGTTAGCTTCTTTTGGTTCACTTGTGTAGGACACACTCTTGACTCTTAAGGAATTCAGAGCTGAAGTTTTACATGTTAATAAAGTTGAACTCAAATATGCAAGTGTGACTAATAAGGTTAAATACTCtgaaaaagaagcagaaagttTCTTCATTCCATCAATAACTCAGCTTCAAAAATTGGGACACTGAAGTTCTTTCTGATGACTATAAAATTCAATGGAAGAACAAATCCAAAGCATTTAGCATGGTGTCTGGCACATTGTAAATTATCGATAAATGCTAGACGTTACTGTCATTACAAGATAGCACTTGAACTGCCTTATCATAAAAACCACTTCTTATCCAGACAATTGCCCAAAGTCTCTGTTGCCCCTGCTATTCAGTCTCTAAGACAAAAGAATCATgaactcaataaaataaatattgattatcATCTATGTGCTAGGCACAGTTGTAGATACTGGGGATGATACATCAATAAACAAAACACCAATCTCTGCCCTCAAAGGACTCACCTAGTAGGGAAGACAGATAATAAGTAAGTCAAACATACAGTTTGTTAGATGGAGCAATGGAAAAGAACAAGGCAGCAGGGAAGAAGGTAGCATTTGGGGTGTGGGGAGTGTCCGGGAAGGCTTCACTGAGcaggtgatatttgagcagaggTCTGAGCAGTTACAGGAGGAGAAGTCAAGATGGTGAAATAAGAAGGGAGATAAAgagcaaagaaaggaggaaattgTTAAAATTGCTGAcacctattcatttttttttattttgaaataaattcaaagttatatgaacagttgtaaaaacaatactagccccatacacaaaATTCCATCACACCCtgaccctcccctcccccggtacctcaatccaccaactttaacttgctgtcacattgctatttctttccctccctccctatcatccatcatctattgctctgtcatctcaacatatgagagttagctgcacacatccttgagcattcactataattcacgtatacacttcccgtgaacaagaacattctttcatgcaatcccattaagcgcagctaagaagtacaatagattcaacaatgatacaaagcttacattctatatttccttttccttatgtctcaactgtgt
This genomic stretch from Choloepus didactylus isolate mChoDid1 chromosome 6, mChoDid1.pri, whole genome shotgun sequence harbors:
- the LOC119537613 gene encoding olfactory receptor 10A4-like; this encodes MPWGNWTIVHEFVLVSFSALSSELQALLFLLFLTIYLVTLTGNVLIILVTTADSALQSPMYFFLRNLSFLEIGFNLVIVPKLLGTLIMHDTAISFLGCATQMYFSFFCGAAECCLLATMAYDHYTAICNPLRYPVIMGHRACAQLAAASWFSGIPVATVQTTWIFSFQFGGPNRVNHFFCDIPPVIALVCSDTSLLELESLTATVLFILFPFLLILGSYVRILSAIFRMPSAKGKQKAFSTCTSHLLVASLFYSTAILMYFRPRSSTSPESKKLLSLSYTVVTPMLNPVIYSLRNNEVKAALGRVIRKTLGAQKL